A genomic region of Bernardetia sp. ABR2-2B contains the following coding sequences:
- a CDS encoding SpoIIE family protein phosphatase: protein MKNLYAFLLILLTSGCFWQSSNLLAQQYSFREFGLDHGLPQSEVPTPQAGMIDSRGRIWVGTNGGGIGLLEQEKYRVFGVKDGLNSNLISSIVEDSRGDIWVLSQNKNISKYDGVNFTSFPELNGTMSLGGILSIDKWQNVWVLAAGAGVGVNNTLYWKPKDEKIFREYKQTDLGELKTLGTVITHTADFETYLSHNGKQFLFNGKKFEDVDYPKTQLSDSLFQDKTLLLAHKDRNKNHWLWATNPTTRRGNLVFFDTEKKEYEEIIFPPNQLAGAIPNAGWQIYVTLDNRLYVVAHNINTVFIFDKNRNFVISYTNANGLNGFLAASGAVFEDIYGTVWVGTRGKGMLQLPDGKFTNYTVKDGLQGEIIFSIHEDTKNRVWLGSSVGGITIYEDDVFKKVVPALSRFGRMSGFLQIDSITTYISAGTGVLEIKEDKDNKTFTANLINPKFGFATPTFARCITKIDSVIWVGTQGTGVVGYDLKDDSLKYIFGQNELGATAVLDTKKDSKGNYWFATFSGLVKWDGKGIEKANFKRFTIADGLGDNLLLQLYIDKKDIVWIIAYSGGLNRFDGKEFQVYQTPQGLSSDIVYSILPVKNQLDQFWIGTQRGLNKAYFRNDGKLMRVEEYGKEEGFFGDESNSKSILRDYKDNIWVGHLNGVTKGDFSQDKKTIPPTTFISEVNLGLIQTNWSDSVYIDNFDSLSKWNNLPQNLELAADQNTINFDFYSADFSNPKDIQYQWWLEGFNKDWLVPTNKTEANYSNLPAKKYTFHVRSRVGEEGEWGEESTFDFRIRPYWHQTWVARIVGILLIFGVVLGAIKLRTSSLEASRRRLEQQVEDRTIEVRKQNNEILDKNQELEAQQLQLAHAYEDIQEKNKNITASITYAKRIQDAMLPSDERIKRIIENCFVFFKPRDIVSGDFYWITEVENKTVIAAVDCTGHGVPGAFMSVIGSNLLYEIIESQRILSPAKILDALNENVRRHLNQDQTNNRDGMDMAICVIDKETKILTFAGAKNPLLHVHDDKFEIIKGDRFPIGGFDKHKQKPFTEHTIIPRKDSVFYIYSDGFQDQFGGLEGRKYMSRRFQEYLKTISSLSTEKQKEEITQEFREWKASGEERQIDDVLVIGFKV, encoded by the coding sequence ATGAAAAATTTATACGCTTTTCTTCTTATTTTACTAACTAGTGGTTGTTTTTGGCAATCCTCTAATTTACTTGCACAACAGTATTCGTTTAGAGAGTTTGGCTTAGACCATGGTTTGCCACAATCTGAAGTGCCGACACCACAAGCTGGTATGATAGATTCAAGAGGAAGGATTTGGGTCGGAACAAATGGAGGAGGAATCGGACTCTTAGAGCAAGAAAAATATAGGGTTTTTGGAGTAAAAGATGGGTTAAACAGTAATCTGATTAGCAGTATTGTAGAAGATAGTAGGGGAGATATTTGGGTACTTTCACAAAATAAAAATATTTCAAAATATGATGGTGTAAATTTTACTTCCTTCCCAGAACTCAATGGAACAATGTCTTTAGGAGGAATTTTGTCTATTGATAAGTGGCAAAACGTGTGGGTATTGGCTGCAGGAGCAGGAGTAGGGGTAAATAATACGCTATATTGGAAACCAAAAGACGAGAAAATATTTAGAGAATACAAACAAACTGATTTAGGAGAACTCAAAACTTTAGGAACTGTAATAACACATACTGCTGATTTTGAAACATATCTTTCTCATAATGGCAAACAATTTCTATTCAATGGTAAAAAATTTGAAGATGTTGATTACCCTAAAACACAGCTAAGTGATTCACTTTTTCAAGATAAAACTTTATTATTAGCACATAAAGATAGAAACAAAAATCATTGGCTTTGGGCAACTAATCCAACAACCCGTAGAGGAAATCTTGTGTTCTTTGATACAGAAAAAAAGGAGTACGAAGAAATTATATTTCCACCAAATCAGTTAGCAGGAGCTATACCAAATGCAGGTTGGCAAATTTATGTTACTTTAGATAACAGACTCTATGTGGTAGCACATAATATAAATACGGTATTTATCTTTGATAAAAATAGAAATTTCGTAATTAGTTATACTAATGCCAATGGGCTGAATGGTTTTTTAGCTGCTAGTGGAGCTGTATTTGAAGATATTTATGGCACTGTTTGGGTAGGTACTCGTGGCAAAGGAATGTTGCAGTTACCTGATGGGAAATTTACTAATTATACTGTAAAAGATGGTTTGCAAGGAGAAATTATATTTTCTATTCACGAAGACACTAAAAATAGAGTTTGGTTAGGAAGTTCGGTAGGTGGAATTACAATATACGAAGATGACGTATTTAAAAAAGTTGTACCTGCTTTGAGTAGGTTTGGTAGAATGTCAGGCTTTTTACAGATAGATTCCATAACTACTTATATTTCTGCTGGAACAGGTGTGTTAGAAATAAAAGAAGATAAAGACAACAAAACATTTACAGCAAATCTTATAAATCCAAAATTTGGATTTGCTACCCCTACTTTTGCTAGGTGTATAACAAAAATAGATAGCGTTATTTGGGTAGGAACACAAGGAACTGGAGTAGTAGGATATGATTTGAAAGACGATAGTCTAAAATATATATTTGGTCAAAATGAGCTAGGAGCAACTGCTGTACTTGATACCAAAAAAGACTCAAAAGGAAATTATTGGTTTGCGACGTTTTCAGGGTTGGTAAAGTGGGACGGAAAAGGAATAGAGAAAGCTAACTTCAAGCGTTTTACAATTGCTGATGGATTAGGAGATAATTTGCTTCTTCAACTTTATATTGATAAAAAAGATATTGTTTGGATTATTGCTTATTCAGGTGGACTGAATCGTTTTGATGGAAAAGAATTTCAAGTTTATCAAACTCCTCAAGGGCTTTCATCGGATATAGTTTATTCTATTCTACCTGTCAAAAATCAATTAGACCAGTTTTGGATAGGAACGCAGAGAGGACTCAATAAAGCTTATTTCAGAAATGATGGAAAACTAATGCGAGTAGAAGAGTATGGAAAAGAAGAAGGCTTTTTTGGAGATGAATCTAACTCAAAATCTATTTTAAGAGATTATAAAGACAATATTTGGGTAGGACATCTCAATGGAGTTACAAAAGGCGATTTTTCACAAGATAAAAAAACTATTCCTCCCACAACTTTTATTAGTGAAGTAAATCTAGGTTTGATACAAACTAATTGGAGTGATTCGGTTTACATCGATAATTTTGATTCACTTTCTAAATGGAATAATTTACCACAAAACTTAGAACTCGCTGCTGACCAAAATACAATAAATTTTGATTTTTATTCAGCCGATTTTTCTAACCCAAAAGATATACAGTACCAATGGTGGTTAGAAGGTTTTAATAAGGATTGGCTTGTACCAACAAATAAAACAGAGGCTAATTATTCTAATCTCCCTGCCAAAAAATATACTTTTCATGTCCGTTCAAGAGTAGGAGAAGAAGGAGAGTGGGGCGAAGAATCTACTTTTGATTTTAGAATAAGACCTTATTGGCATCAGACTTGGGTTGCAAGAATTGTAGGAATATTACTAATTTTTGGTGTCGTTTTAGGAGCGATAAAGCTAAGAACAAGTAGTTTAGAAGCTAGTAGGAGGCGTTTAGAGCAACAAGTAGAAGATCGAACTATTGAAGTTAGGAAACAAAACAATGAAATTTTAGATAAAAATCAAGAGTTAGAAGCACAACAATTACAACTTGCTCATGCTTACGAGGATATTCAAGAAAAAAATAAAAATATTACAGCTAGTATTACGTATGCAAAGCGCATTCAAGATGCCATGCTTCCTTCTGATGAGCGAATTAAAAGAATTATAGAAAACTGTTTTGTATTCTTTAAGCCTCGTGATATTGTAAGTGGCGATTTTTATTGGATTACAGAGGTAGAAAATAAGACGGTTATTGCTGCTGTAGATTGTACAGGACATGGCGTTCCAGGGGCATTTATGTCAGTCATTGGAAGTAATCTTTTATATGAAATAATTGAAAGTCAGCGTATTCTTTCTCCAGCCAAAATTTTGGATGCGCTCAATGAAAACGTACGTCGTCATCTAAATCAAGATCAAACTAATAATCGTGATGGAATGGATATGGCTATTTGTGTAATTGATAAAGAAACCAAAATTTTGACATTTGCAGGGGCAAAAAACCCTCTTCTTCATGTTCATGACGACAAATTTGAAATCATAAAAGGTGACCGTTTTCCGATTGGAGGCTTTGATAAGCACAAACAAAAACCTTTTACAGAACATACTATTATTCCTAGAAAAGATAGTGTCTTTTATATTTATTCTGATGGCTTTCAAGACCAGTTTGGAGGTTTGGAAGGACGAAAATATATGTCTAGGCGTTTTCAAGAATATCTAAAAACTATTTCTTCATTATCTACCGAAAAGCAAAAAGAAGAAATAACACAAGAGTTTAGAGAATGGAAAGCCTCTGGGGAGGAGCGTCAAATAGATGATGTTTTAGTTATTGGTTTTAAGGTTTGA
- a CDS encoding response regulator, with amino-acid sequence MSEQLSPIQVLIVDDVPSNLFTLRALLEEHFEEIEIVEANSGIEALEVLMREPVDLIILDIQMPEMDGFQTAKLIRSRKKTKNIPIVFLTAAYKSEEFKEKGFSLGATDYLTKPIDDYQLTSRINAYLSIIKLEKSHKSELERRVEERTSELKKALSQIKETNFKLETTLSKLKNAQKQVIAQEKLASLGELTAGIAHEIKNPLNFIINFSELSKEMIVELNDTFANVGKDIVEGSLKDITPDDVEDIKDILQNLNENSEKIHEHGKRADSIINNMLMHSQDRKGVYQETHINTMLQEYISLAYHSTINNYKGFAAKIDTNLDAKVESIKIIPQDLGRVFLNVVSNSLYALYNKKRKLGDSFEPMLNVKTINHEDNIEIVFRDNGTGISQEMMDKIFNPFFTTKPAGEGTGLGLSICYDIVRNIHKGEIQVDSKEGEYTDFSIFLPKHVETEENEENENVGYQK; translated from the coding sequence ATGTCTGAGCAACTCTCTCCTATTCAGGTACTTATTGTAGATGATGTTCCGAGTAATTTATTTACTCTTCGTGCATTATTGGAAGAACATTTTGAAGAAATCGAAATTGTAGAGGCAAATTCGGGTATTGAGGCCTTAGAGGTTTTGATGCGTGAACCCGTTGACCTTATTATTTTGGATATTCAGATGCCTGAAATGGATGGTTTCCAAACAGCAAAACTTATTCGTAGCCGTAAGAAAACAAAAAATATTCCGATTGTTTTCCTTACAGCAGCTTATAAATCAGAGGAATTTAAAGAAAAAGGTTTTTCACTAGGTGCAACCGATTATTTGACCAAACCGATTGATGATTATCAGCTTACAAGCCGAATCAATGCGTATTTGAGTATTATAAAATTAGAAAAAAGTCATAAATCAGAGCTAGAACGCAGAGTAGAAGAGCGAACTTCAGAACTCAAAAAGGCTCTTTCTCAAATAAAAGAAACTAACTTTAAGTTAGAAACAACACTTAGCAAACTCAAAAACGCTCAAAAGCAAGTTATTGCTCAAGAGAAACTAGCTTCCTTGGGAGAACTAACAGCGGGAATTGCACACGAGATAAAGAATCCTCTGAATTTTATTATTAATTTTTCGGAGTTATCAAAAGAAATGATTGTAGAACTCAATGATACTTTTGCCAATGTAGGAAAAGATATTGTTGAGGGAAGTTTGAAGGATATTACGCCTGATGATGTGGAAGATATTAAAGATATTCTTCAAAATTTGAATGAAAACTCTGAAAAAATCCATGAACATGGAAAACGTGCCGATAGCATCATTAATAATATGCTTATGCACTCTCAAGATCGAAAAGGAGTGTATCAAGAAACACACATCAATACGATGTTACAAGAATATATTAGTTTAGCCTATCACAGTACAATCAATAATTACAAAGGTTTTGCAGCTAAGATTGATACAAATCTTGATGCAAAGGTTGAGAGCATCAAAATTATTCCACAAGATTTGGGGCGTGTCTTTTTGAATGTTGTTAGTAATTCTTTGTATGCACTCTACAACAAAAAACGTAAATTAGGAGATAGCTTTGAGCCTATGCTCAATGTCAAAACTATCAATCATGAGGATAATATAGAAATTGTTTTTAGAGATAATGGAACAGGAATTTCACAAGAAATGATGGATAAAATCTTCAATCCATTTTTCACTACCAAACCAGCAGGTGAGGGAACAGGTTTAGGACTTTCTATTTGTTATGACATTGTTAGAAATATTCATAAAGGAGAAATACAAGTAGATTCTAAAGAGGGAGAATATACAGATTTTAGTATCTTCTTGCCTAAGCACGTAGAAACAGAGGAAAATGAAGAAAATGAAAATGTAGGCTATCAGAAATAG
- a CDS encoding SDR family NAD(P)-dependent oxidoreductase, translated as MAYHLNEKVILITGASGGIGFACAKAFYEQGAKLVLTDLSTENLKKQVKENNFDEDRILLLELNVIDKKQTKSVIEQTITHFGKLDIVFANAGIAASPPKTFLKMSETEFEHVVEVDLFGVSRVIKASLPEIIKNKGQVIITSSAYSFFNGIFNTPYATSKAAIEMLGRSLRSELAYTGATAMVLYPGWVDTPITKVVFGGDDTATKLANLVIPSYFLNPVPPKIIAEALLKGIKKRSHRVFSPKRWGFMWFIQTILTIFGDSSLGKNKKVQKLIEESDRK; from the coding sequence ATGGCTTATCACTTAAACGAAAAAGTAATTTTAATCACAGGAGCTTCTGGAGGAATTGGTTTTGCGTGTGCAAAAGCTTTTTACGAACAAGGAGCAAAATTAGTTTTGACAGATTTATCTACTGAAAATCTGAAAAAGCAGGTTAAAGAAAATAATTTTGATGAAGATAGAATTTTACTTTTAGAACTCAATGTAATAGACAAAAAACAGACAAAAAGTGTAATAGAACAAACAATTACTCACTTTGGAAAGCTAGATATTGTTTTTGCCAACGCAGGAATTGCAGCCAGTCCACCCAAAACATTTTTGAAAATGAGTGAAACAGAATTTGAACACGTAGTAGAAGTAGATTTATTCGGCGTTAGTAGAGTTATAAAAGCTAGTTTGCCAGAGATTATCAAAAATAAAGGACAAGTTATTATTACTTCATCGGCGTACTCTTTTTTTAATGGAATTTTTAATACGCCTTATGCGACCTCTAAGGCAGCGATAGAGATGTTGGGGCGTTCACTTCGTTCTGAATTAGCTTACACAGGTGCAACAGCAATGGTTTTGTATCCTGGTTGGGTAGATACTCCGATTACAAAAGTTGTTTTTGGTGGAGATGATACAGCTACAAAACTAGCAAATTTGGTTATTCCATCTTATTTTTTGAATCCTGTTCCTCCCAAAATCATAGCAGAAGCTCTTTTAAAAGGAATCAAAAAGCGTTCTCATCGTGTCTTTAGTCCAAAGCGATGGGGTTTTATGTGGTTTATTCAAACTATTCTGACCATTTTTGGAGATAGTAGTTTAGGAAAAAACAAAAAAGTACAGAAACTGATTGAAGAATCCGACAGAAAATAA
- a CDS encoding protein-tyrosine-phosphatase: protein MQERPKFLVVCGKNKKRSRTAESIFKNDDRFAIRSVGVSPKSNRKITEKDIEWADLILVMENDLKQKIKKIYSHLEIPEIEVLNIPDEYEFMDEELIGLLIEKISSFL from the coding sequence ATGCAAGAAAGACCAAAATTTTTAGTAGTCTGTGGAAAAAATAAAAAACGCAGCCGAACAGCCGAATCTATTTTCAAAAATGATGATCGCTTTGCTATTCGTTCGGTGGGTGTAAGCCCAAAGAGCAACCGAAAAATCACAGAAAAGGATATTGAATGGGCAGATTTGATTTTGGTAATGGAAAATGACCTCAAACAAAAAATCAAAAAAATCTATTCTCATTTAGAAATTCCAGAAATTGAAGTTTTGAATATTCCAGATGAATATGAATTTATGGATGAAGAACTTATCGGACTTTTGATAGAAAAAATTAGCTCTTTTTTATGA
- the topA gene encoding type I DNA topoisomerase, producing the protein MSKNLVIVESPAKAKTIENYLGKDFTVTSSFGHVRDLVKSNDAIDVENNFAPTYIVSKDKEDVIRSLRKLAKGAETVWLATDDDREGEAISWHLKEALNLDEKNIKRIIFREITKTAILNAIQNPRTIDDDLVNAQQARRILDRLVGFELSPVLWKKVKYGLSAGRVQSAAVRVVVEREREIDKFNAKGFYKVDAIFDVEDGKKLNAELSKRLDEKTKAQQFLESCVAANFKIDNLEKKPAKKSPAAPFTTSTLQQEASRKLGFSVSQTMMVAQRLYEAGHISYMRTDSVNLSEESRQNAANEIIASYGKEYAKNRTYKTKSNSAQEAHEAIKPTNFSNRQPVSDNQQQRLYDLIWKRAIASQMSDAKLERTLVTIGITKDDEKLKETLKATGEIIIFEGFLKVYLESKDDDDDEESSETKGVLPPLKIGQGLDLELMTATERFTRPKARFTEASLVKELEDKGIGRPSTYAPTISTIQKREYVVKEARDGVKREYSVLTLKNDKITNKTKTETTGAEKNKLFPTNMGMVVNDFLVGNFPDIVDLTFTAQVESEFDKIADGNLEWEKMLKSFYGQFHPQVVKVGEDGEYANTARELGKDPKTGRVIQARMGRYGALVEKLPLDPDDPEQKPDFASLLKGQYLDKITLEEALELFKLPRDVGMFENKKVVAAIGRFGPYIRHDSKFVSIPKEEDPLTINEERAIELIKEKREKDAKKIIKLFPENEEVRVLNGRWGPYIAVGKQNVKIPKDLDIEPADLTLEKCLELAEAAPEKKGGRYVKKTATKKAPAKKKATTKKTTAKKTTTAKKTAAKKTTTRKKKTD; encoded by the coding sequence ATGTCAAAAAATCTCGTCATTGTAGAATCTCCAGCCAAAGCAAAAACCATTGAAAATTATCTTGGAAAAGACTTTACGGTTACTTCCAGTTTCGGACACGTTCGGGATTTAGTGAAATCTAATGATGCCATTGATGTCGAAAATAATTTTGCGCCTACTTATATTGTTTCTAAAGACAAAGAAGATGTTATTCGTTCTCTTCGCAAACTCGCTAAAGGTGCAGAAACAGTATGGTTAGCGACAGATGATGACCGAGAAGGAGAAGCTATTTCGTGGCACTTGAAAGAGGCTTTGAATCTGGATGAGAAAAACATAAAGCGTATTATTTTTAGAGAAATTACCAAAACGGCTATCTTAAATGCTATTCAGAATCCTAGAACAATTGATGATGATTTGGTAAACGCACAACAGGCGAGGCGTATTTTGGATAGATTGGTAGGTTTTGAGCTTTCGCCAGTGCTTTGGAAAAAAGTAAAATATGGTCTTTCAGCAGGGCGTGTGCAGTCGGCTGCTGTTCGTGTAGTGGTAGAAAGAGAAAGAGAAATTGACAAGTTTAATGCAAAAGGATTTTATAAAGTAGATGCTATTTTTGATGTAGAAGACGGAAAAAAACTAAATGCAGAGCTTTCAAAACGTTTAGACGAAAAAACGAAAGCACAGCAGTTTTTGGAAAGTTGTGTAGCTGCAAATTTCAAAATTGATAACTTAGAGAAAAAACCAGCCAAAAAATCTCCTGCTGCTCCCTTCACTACCTCAACATTGCAACAAGAAGCAAGTAGGAAGTTGGGTTTTTCGGTTTCTCAAACAATGATGGTAGCCCAAAGATTGTATGAAGCAGGTCATATTTCGTATATGCGTACTGATTCGGTCAATCTTTCAGAAGAATCTCGCCAGAATGCAGCCAATGAAATAATAGCTTCATACGGAAAAGAATACGCTAAAAACCGTACATATAAAACAAAATCAAATTCAGCTCAAGAAGCTCACGAAGCTATCAAACCAACTAATTTTTCAAACCGTCAGCCTGTTTCGGATAATCAACAGCAACGACTTTATGATTTGATTTGGAAACGTGCCATTGCCTCTCAAATGTCAGATGCAAAATTAGAAAGAACTCTTGTAACGATAGGAATCACAAAAGATGATGAGAAATTAAAAGAAACACTCAAAGCAACAGGCGAAATAATCATTTTTGAAGGATTTTTAAAGGTCTATTTGGAATCAAAAGATGATGATGATGACGAAGAAAGTAGCGAAACAAAAGGAGTTTTGCCTCCTCTCAAAATTGGACAAGGTTTAGATTTAGAGCTCATGACAGCTACCGAACGCTTTACTCGTCCGAAGGCTCGTTTTACGGAAGCCTCTTTAGTAAAAGAATTAGAAGACAAAGGCATTGGTCGTCCTTCTACGTATGCTCCGACTATTTCGACGATTCAGAAAAGGGAATATGTAGTCAAAGAAGCTAGAGATGGCGTAAAAAGAGAGTATTCTGTTCTTACTTTGAAGAATGACAAAATCACGAACAAGACAAAAACAGAAACAACAGGAGCAGAAAAAAACAAACTTTTTCCAACTAATATGGGAATGGTTGTAAATGATTTCTTGGTAGGGAATTTTCCAGATATTGTAGATTTGACTTTTACAGCACAGGTAGAATCAGAGTTTGATAAAATTGCTGATGGAAACTTAGAGTGGGAAAAGATGCTCAAATCTTTCTACGGACAATTCCATCCACAGGTAGTAAAAGTAGGAGAAGATGGAGAATATGCCAATACAGCTAGAGAACTCGGAAAAGACCCAAAAACAGGGCGAGTAATACAGGCAAGAATGGGACGCTATGGCGCACTCGTAGAAAAACTACCTTTAGACCCTGATGACCCAGAACAAAAACCAGATTTTGCTTCTCTTTTAAAGGGACAATATTTGGATAAAATCACACTTGAAGAAGCATTAGAGCTTTTCAAACTTCCTCGTGATGTTGGAATGTTTGAAAATAAGAAAGTGGTGGCTGCTATTGGTCGTTTTGGTCCTTATATTCGTCATGATAGTAAGTTTGTTTCTATTCCGAAAGAAGAAGACCCACTTACAATAAATGAAGAACGAGCAATAGAACTTATCAAGGAAAAACGAGAAAAAGATGCTAAGAAAATAATCAAGCTTTTTCCAGAAAATGAAGAAGTGCGTGTTCTTAATGGGCGTTGGGGTCCTTATATTGCTGTTGGAAAGCAGAACGTAAAGATTCCGAAAGATTTGGATATTGAACCTGCTGATTTGACTTTAGAAAAATGTTTAGAACTTGCCGAAGCTGCACCTGAGAAAAAAGGAGGTAGATATGTAAAGAAAACTGCCACTAAAAAAGCTCCTGCAAAGAAGAAAGCAACGACTAAGAAAACAACAGCGAAAAAAACTACCACAGCAAAAAAAACAGCTGCAAAGAAAACAACGACAAGAAAAAAGAAAACAGATTAA